AGGGTGCGCAGCTTCTCGGCGGCCCGGTCGGTGGCCGGATCGGCGGTTCGACGCGTGGCCGGGTCGGTGGTCCGATCGTCGGGCTGCCCGCCGGCGTCGCCGGCGGTTCGTGTGGGGTTCACCGGACGGCCGCGCGGGGCAGGGTCTGCGGCGCCGGGACGGAGTCGACCAGGCGTGTGACCACGTCGTCCGCCTCGATCTGTCGGACCCACAACTCCGGTGCGAGCGTGATGCGGTGGGCCAGGGCGGGGACGGCGAGCGCCTTGACGTCCTCCGGAGTCAGGTAGTCGCGACCCTCCAGCATGGCTCGGGCCCGGGCGAGTTGGATCAGGGCGAGGCCGCCGCGGGGCGAGGCGCCGACCTGGATCTGCCGGTCGTTGCGGGTGGCGTCGACGAGGGCGACCACGTACTCGACCAGGTCGTCGTCGACCTCCACCCGCTCCACCGCCGCACGCATGGCGAGCAGTTCGGCGGGGCTGCTGACGGCCCGGAGCACCGCCTCCGGCGCGGCCCGGTCGAGCCGGGCGCGCAGCATCGCGGCCTCAGTGCCGACCGGAAGGTAGCCCATGCGCACGCGGACCAGGAACCGGTCCAGCTGGGCCTCGGGCAGGGCGTAGGTGCCCTCGTACTCGATCGGGTTGGCGGTGGCGATCACCAGGAAGGGCTGCGGCAGGGTCCGGGTGGCGCCGTCGACGGAGACCTGGCCCTCGGCCATCGCCTCCAGCAGGGCGGCCTGGGTCTTGGGCGGGGTCCGGTTGATCTCGTCGGCCAGCAGCAGCTGGGTGAAGAGCGGGCCGGGCCGGAAGACCATCTCGCCGCTGCCGCGCTCGTAGAAGGGGGCGCCGGTGACGTCCGAGGGCAGCAGGTCGGGGGTGAACTGGATCCGACGGAAGTCCAGGCCGAGGGTGGTGGCGAACGAGCGCGCCAGCAGGGTCTTGCCGAGCCCGGGCAGGTCCTCGATCAGGACGTGCCCACCGGCCAGGGCGCCGAGCAGCACCAGCCGCAGCGCCTCGGGCTTGCCGACCACGGCCCGCTCGATCTCCTCGAGCACCGCGCGGGCGTGCTCACCGGCCTCCTGCGGGGTCAGCGCGGGTATCGGATCGGCGGGGGCGTCGGGAAGGACGGACATGGCTCTCCTGCGCAACTGTCGGTGAATGAAAGGGACTTCGGAACGCGGCGTGGCCTACTGAGGATCACCGCGGCTCACAGCGATTCGAGGCGTTCGACGAGAGCGCGCAGCACCGGGGCCGGGAAGGTCTCGGCGGGTGCCGGCGCCTCCGGGTCGATCCACGGCCACAGCCGGGGCCCGAGCAGTTCGGCGGCCCGCTCGCGGTCGGCCGGCAGGTGCAGGCCGTGGACCTCCGCGAGCCGTACGGTGAACAGCCGTTGCAGGCGGGTGCGCAGCGGCCCGGTGTCGCCCTGCGGGTCGAGCCCCTGACGGACGGTCCAGCGCCAGTCGCCGAGGCCGGGCTCGTACGCCTCCATCAACCGCGGCCGGCGGCCCCAGGTCGACCCCCCGACACCGGCGCCGGCCACGTAGCGGGCGGTGAGCAGGGCGGCGGTGGTGAGCAGCACCGCCCCGGCAGTCGCCGCGGGCACCCCGCCCACCAGGGCGAACACCACCTCGGCGAGGACGGCGGCGACGGTGAGCTCGATTAGGCTGTGCCGCACCGACCCCGGGACGACGCTCTGGGGATCCGTAGCGTCCGTAACGTTCGACGCGTCCGCCGGCTTGGTCGACTCACCGTTCATCGCCGACCCCCGTCACGTCCGCGGCGTCCGCGAGCCCGGCGGCGATCTCGTCCAGTGCTGCCCGGGCTCGGCGTACATGGTTCTCGTCCAGCTCGTGAGTGGAGTACCGGGCCTCCCGGAACAGCGCGGTGAGCTTCCGTGCCGGCACGGCGTCGACCCGCCGGTCGGCAAGCGCCCGCTCCAGCAGCTCCGTCGGGCTCTCCGACGCCTTCCGTGCGACCCCGGAGGCCGCCAACGAGCCCTCCATCGCCGCGTAGCACGCGATGACCGCCGCCCGTGCGTCCCCGCCCTCCAGCGCCCTGCGTCCGGAGGCGACGGCCTCGGCGAGGACCTCCTCCTGTCGTGTCGGCGCGGCGGCCAAGGGCGCGGGCGCCGCAGGTCGGCCCGCCCGTCGGCGACGCAGCAGCGCGAGGAGGGTGACCGCGAGAGCGACCGCCGCCAGGGCCAGTACCCCCAGTAGGGCCGCGAACATTCCCCCGAGCAGCCCGCCCGCCTCCACCGGCACCTGCGGCCACGGCGCGTGTGCGGCCGGCTGTGGTTTGGGGCTGAGCGAGGGCAGCGGTACCGGGTGCGGCAGGGTGAGCCCGGCGCCGACCCGGGAGTGGAACACCAGCATCAGCACCGGCACCGCGCCGGCGGCCAGCGGCAGTAGCAGCGCGGCCGCCTCCCGCAGCCGCTCCGCCTGCGGCGTCGGCCCGTCCAGCGTCCGCACCTCTTCGCGGAACCGCACCGCGAACCGTCCGACCAGCACCGCCCAGCCCAGCCCCAGCAGCACCACCAGCCCGATCGTGGTCACCGGCCCGGCCGAGGCCCTCCCCAGCAGCCCCCCGTCCGACCGCAGCGCCACCGCGGCCGCCACCAGGCCGACGACGACCAGCAGCACCCCCACCGCCCGGCCGCCCCGCCGACCCGTACACAACGGCACCCCGTGCCCCATGCGGCAACCCCCCGGTTTCCCCCGCAGCCCGCCCGACGGCGAGCACTCCGCAGCGTCGCACACCAACTGTCACCATGTCACCCACCGCCTCACCAGCACCACCCCCGACCTCTGACCCGAATCCGCAGATAGTGGCCGACGGTCAATCAGTTGATCTCTGTGCTGGCTGTCAGTGCGGTTGTGGTGTGTCCGGGTAGGTCGAGGGCCCGGCTGTCGTGCCGGGTGGGCGGCTTTCCAGGGCGGTTGGGGGTGGTTCGGGCCCGGGTCGGGCGGTCGGTCAGGCGGGCAGGAGGGGCCGGTGGGCGCGAATCCGGGCCAGCGCCTGCGCGATCAAATCGGCCGCTGCCGTGGTGAAGTGGAGTTCGTGGCGGCGGGCAGTGAGCGTCCAGCGGGCGGCGCGGGCGATGAGCAGGCGCCGAACGGTGGCGATCCGGCGACGTGCCGTGCCGATCGGAGCGAGCATCTGCAGCCAGGCGGACAGGTTGTAGGCCAGCAGCGCGCCCCACATCCACATGCTGTTGACCGCGTGGGAGCCGGAGGGCAGGTGGTTCAGGCCGGCGCCGTGGGCGGTGTCGCGGAACAGCTCCTCGATGCTTGTGCGGCGGCGGAACTCCCACTCCGCCCTCGCGATCTCCTCGTCCAGGTCCAGCTCTTCGTCGGTGGCGATGAAGGAGTAGGCGTACGCGGTGTCGGCGATACCGTCCAACACGAGGGCGAGCTGGTCGCGGCCGACGGTGCGCGAGCGGCGCGAGCGAGGGTCGGCGGACAGTTCTGCGGCGTCGTAGCGCACCCGCCGGGCGATCACGCGGGTACCGTCGGGCCATCCGGTGGGCGCGTAGTCCAGCAGCGCGACCTGCGCGCCCGGGTAGTCCAGC
The nucleotide sequence above comes from Streptomyces kaniharaensis. Encoded proteins:
- a CDS encoding AAA family ATPase, whose amino-acid sequence is MSVLPDAPADPIPALTPQEAGEHARAVLEEIERAVVGKPEALRLVLLGALAGGHVLIEDLPGLGKTLLARSFATTLGLDFRRIQFTPDLLPSDVTGAPFYERGSGEMVFRPGPLFTQLLLADEINRTPPKTQAALLEAMAEGQVSVDGATRTLPQPFLVIATANPIEYEGTYALPEAQLDRFLVRVRMGYLPVGTEAAMLRARLDRAAPEAVLRAVSSPAELLAMRAAVERVEVDDDLVEYVVALVDATRNDRQIQVGASPRGGLALIQLARARAMLEGRDYLTPEDVKALAVPALAHRITLAPELWVRQIEADDVVTRLVDSVPAPQTLPRAAVR
- a CDS encoding DUF4129 domain-containing protein, with translation MPLCTGRRGGRAVGVLLVVVGLVAAAVALRSDGGLLGRASAGPVTTIGLVVLLGLGWAVLVGRFAVRFREEVRTLDGPTPQAERLREAAALLLPLAAGAVPVLMLVFHSRVGAGLTLPHPVPLPSLSPKPQPAAHAPWPQVPVEAGGLLGGMFAALLGVLALAAVALAVTLLALLRRRRAGRPAAPAPLAAAPTRQEEVLAEAVASGRRALEGGDARAAVIACYAAMEGSLAASGVARKASESPTELLERALADRRVDAVPARKLTALFREARYSTHELDENHVRRARAALDEIAAGLADAADVTGVGDER
- a CDS encoding transposase encodes the protein MAADLLDGRSDGRTQSPDQIDRAVDAARAAGATGRILFQGDSGYYSGKVAEKIVARGGLFRLGVPRSKPLWRAVARVYEDDWTDALDYPGAQVALLDYAPTGWPDGTRVIARRVRYDAAELSADPRSRRSRTVGRDQLALVLDGIADTAYAYSFIATDEELDLDEEIARAEWEFRRRTSIEELFRDTAHGAGLNHLPSGSHAVNSMWMWGALLAYNLSAWLQMLAPIGTARRRIATVRRLLIARAARWTLTARRHELHFTTAAADLIAQALARIRAHRPLLPA